From the Vicia villosa cultivar HV-30 ecotype Madison, WI unplaced genomic scaffold, Vvil1.0 ctg.000756F_1_1, whole genome shotgun sequence genome, one window contains:
- the LOC131630971 gene encoding peroxisomal acyl-coenzyme A oxidase 1-like, translating to MEGVDYLAFERNKAQFDVDAMKIVWAGSSHALEVSDRMSRLVASDPAFRKDNRAMLGRKELFKNTLRKAAYALKRIIELRLTEEEASMLRSFVDEPAFTDLHWGMFVPAIKGQGTEEQQKKWLPLAQKMQIIGCYAQTELGHGSNVQGLETTATFDPKTDEFVIHSPTLTSSKWWPGGLGKVSTHAVVYGRLITDGQDHGVHGFIVQLRSLDDHLPLPGITVGDIGMKFGNGAYNTMDNGVLRFDHVRIPRDQMLMRVSRVTREGKYVQSNVPRQLVYGTMVYVRQTIVSDASTAMSRAVCIATRYSAVRRQFGATDGNLESQVIDYKTQQARLFPLLASAYAFRFVGEWLKWLYTDVMTRLQANDFSTLPEAHACTAGLKSLTTSATSDGIEECRKLCGGHGYLCSSGLPELFAVYVPTCTYEGDNIVLLLQVARHLMKTISRLGSGKKPVGTVAYMGRVEQLMESRSDVQKAEDWLNPNAVLGAFEARSARKAVACAKNLSKFGNPEEGFQELSNDLVEAARAHCQLIVVSKFIDKLKQDIPGKGVKQQLEILCSIYALFHLHKHLGDFLSTGCITPKQGSLANDQLRSLYSQVRPNAIALVDAFNYTDHYLSSILGRYDGNVYPKLYEEAWKDPLNDSVIPDGFQEYIRPMLKQQLRNARL from the exons ATGGAAGGTGTGGATTACTTAGCTTTCGAAAGGAACAAAGCTCAATTCGATGTCGACGCCATGAAGATCGTTTGGGCCGGTTCTTCTCACGCTCTAGAAGTTTCCGATCGAATGTCTCGTCTCGTCGCCAGCGATCCG GCATTTAGAAAGGATAATAGAGCCATGCTTGGTAGGAAGGAGTTATTTAAGAATACTTTGAGGAAAGCAGCTTATGCGTTGAAAAGGATTATTGAGCTTCGTCTTACTGAGGAGGAAGCTTCTATGCTTAGATCCTTTGTGGATGAGCCTGCTTTTACTGATCTTCATTGG GGAATGTTTGTTCCTGCTATCAAAGGACAAGGAACGGAAGAACAGCAGAAGAAGTGGCTGCCTTTGGCACAAAAGATGCAAATAATTGGTTGCTATGCTCAAACTGAACTTGGCCATGGATCGAATGTTCAAGGGCTAGAAACAACGGCAACATTTGATCCTAAAACAGATGAATTTGTTATTCACAGCCCTACGTTGACTTCTAGCAAA TGGTGGCCTGGTGGATTGGGTAAAGTGTCAACACATGCTGTTGTTTATGGCCGCCTAATTACTGATGGTCAGGATCATGGAGTGCATG GGTTCATTGTCCAACTGCGGAGCCTGGATGATCACTTACCTCTTCCCGGCATAACTGTTGGCGATATTGGAATGAAATTTGGAAATGGAGCATATAATACTATGGACAACGGAGTTCTGAGGTTTGATCATGTACGGATTCCAAGGGATCAAATGTTAATGAG GGTTTCACGGGTTACAAGGGAAGGAAAATATGTACAATCCAATGTTCCGAGACAATTAGTTTACGGTACTATGGTATATGTGAGACAAACAATCGTCTCTGATGCGTCAACTGCTATGTCTAGAGCTGTTTGCATTGCTACAAGATATAGCGCTGTTCGAAGACAGTTTGGGGCAACTGATGGAAATCTTGAATCACAG GTGATAGATTATAAAACACAACAAGCTAGGCTCTTCCCTTTGCTAGCCTCTGCTTATGCTTTCAGATTTGTTGGTGAGTGGTTGAAATGGCTTTACACGGATGTGATGACAAGATTGCAAGCAAATGATTTTTCAACATTACCCGAGGCTCATGCATGCACTGCAGGGTTGAAGTCCTTGACCACCTCAGCAACTTCC GACGGAATTGAAGAATGCCGCAAACTATGTGGTGGCCATGGTTACCTTTGCAGCAGTGGTCTCCCGGAGTTATTTGCAGTCTATGTTCCTACCTGCACATATGAAGGAGACAACATTGTGCTGCTTTTACAG GTTGCAAGGCATCTCATGAAGACTATTTCTCGGTTGGGATCTGGAAAAAAGCCTGTTGGTACAGTAGCTTATATGGGACGAGTGGAACAACTTATGGAATCTCGGTCTGATGTTCAGAAAG CGGAGGATTGGTTGAATCCTAATGCAGTCCTGGGAGCATTTGAAGCTAGGTCTGCTAGAAAGGCGGTCGCCTGTGCTAAAAACCTTAGCAAGTTTGGCAATCCTGAAGAGG GTTTCCAAGAACTCTCAAATGATCTAGTTGAGGCAGCTCGCGCTCATTGCCAGTTGATTGTTGTTTCCAA ATTTATTGATAAGTTGAAGCAAGATATACCTGGAAAGGGAGTGAAACAGCAATTAGAAATTCTTTGTAGCATTTATGCTTTGTTTCATCTTCATAAGCATTTGGGCGATTTTCTTTCAACTGGCTGCATCACTCCCAAACAGGGTTCACTTGCTAACGACCAGCTAAGGTCCTTGTATTCACAG GTTCGTCCTAATGCAATTGCGCTTGTTGACGCGTTTAACTACACTGATCACTACCTCAGTTCAATTCTTGGCCGCTATGATGGAAATGTGTATCCAAAGCTATACGAGGAGGCATGGAAGGATCCATTGAATGATTCAGTTATACCGGATGGCTTTCAAGAGTATATCCGACCGATGTTAAAGCAGCAACTTCGTAATGCTAGGctctaa